A stretch of the Deltaproteobacteria bacterium CG11_big_fil_rev_8_21_14_0_20_42_23 genome encodes the following:
- a CDS encoding L-aspartate oxidase, with amino-acid sequence MMNQFDYLVIGSGIAGLSYALKVAPFGRVAIVTKRGLRDCNTYFAQGGIASVTETSDSFEQHIEDTLSAGDDLCKKDVVEAIVKHAPEDIAELGKYGVKFAKKGKHLTTTREGGHSQKRILHTQDATGRSIQDALISQVKNTENITLFEHHIAIDLITNKKLSSKPRRCIGAYILDIATNEIITFQSHVTLLSTGGAGKVYVYTSNPDVASGDGIAMAYRLGCRVANLEFVQFHPTCLFHPQAKSFLLSEALRGEGALLRRKDGTLFMKDHDPRAELATRDIVARAIDFEMKKSGDECVYLDLTHLKAKKIKDRFPTIYATCKGFGFDPCHSPLPVVPAAHYFCGGVVTNIHGETDVAGLYACGEVACTGMHGANRLASNSLLEGAVVSHFAAQKSISFVQEVKMETFPIPDWNSEGTSDNDEEVVITQNWDEVRRLMWNYVGIVRSNKRLDRAKKRINLLREEIREYYWNFKLTNNLIELRNLALVADLIIRSACQRKESRGLHFNLDYPEKRESEKKDTVLQRAPRKK; translated from the coding sequence ATGATGAATCAATTCGACTATCTTGTTATTGGCAGCGGCATCGCGGGCTTATCGTATGCACTCAAAGTTGCGCCTTTCGGAAGAGTTGCCATCGTCACCAAGCGAGGGCTCAGAGATTGCAATACATACTTCGCACAAGGTGGAATTGCTTCCGTTACAGAAACAAGTGATAGCTTCGAGCAACACATTGAAGATACGTTGTCTGCGGGCGATGACCTCTGCAAGAAAGACGTTGTTGAAGCAATAGTAAAGCACGCGCCAGAAGACATTGCAGAGCTTGGGAAATACGGTGTGAAGTTTGCGAAAAAAGGAAAGCATCTCACCACAACACGAGAAGGTGGTCATTCACAAAAAAGAATTCTTCATACACAAGATGCAACCGGAAGAAGCATTCAAGATGCTTTAATTTCACAAGTAAAAAATACTGAGAACATCACTCTTTTTGAACATCATATTGCCATCGATCTCATCACCAACAAAAAATTGAGTTCCAAACCAAGGCGATGCATTGGCGCGTACATTCTCGATATTGCAACAAATGAAATCATTACGTTTCAATCTCATGTCACTCTGCTTTCCACTGGTGGTGCTGGAAAAGTGTATGTCTACACCAGCAATCCTGATGTAGCGTCTGGCGACGGCATTGCGATGGCCTATCGGCTTGGCTGCAGAGTTGCCAATTTGGAGTTCGTTCAGTTTCACCCTACTTGTCTTTTCCATCCTCAAGCAAAATCGTTTTTGCTTTCCGAAGCCCTCCGTGGTGAAGGCGCATTACTTCGTCGCAAAGACGGTACTTTATTTATGAAAGATCATGATCCTCGCGCCGAGCTTGCAACGCGTGATATCGTGGCCAGAGCTATCGATTTTGAAATGAAAAAAAGTGGAGATGAGTGCGTTTATTTAGACCTCACTCACTTGAAGGCAAAAAAAATAAAAGACCGCTTCCCCACTATTTACGCTACTTGCAAGGGTTTTGGTTTTGATCCTTGTCACAGTCCTCTGCCTGTTGTTCCTGCTGCACATTATTTTTGCGGCGGCGTTGTGACCAACATCCACGGCGAAACTGATGTTGCTGGGCTTTACGCATGCGGCGAAGTGGCGTGCACTGGAATGCATGGAGCAAACAGGCTAGCCTCGAACTCTCTTCTTGAAGGTGCTGTTGTGTCTCACTTTGCAGCGCAAAAAAGTATAAGCTTCGTTCAAGAAGTAAAAATGGAAACCTTTCCCATTCCCGACTGGAATAGCGAAGGCACAAGCGATAACGATGAAGAAGTGGTGATCACTCAAAATTGGGATGAAGTCAGACGACTCATGTGGAATTATGTTGGTATCGTAAGATCAAACAAACGTCTCGACCGTGCAAAAAAACGTATCAATTTGTTGCGTGAAGAAATCAGAGAGTACTATTGGAATTTTAAACTTACCAACAATCTTATCGAACTGAGAAACCTTGCCCTTGTTGCCGATTTAATTATTCGTTCTGCATGCCAGCGAAAAGAATCGCGCGGGTTACACTTCAATCTCGACTATCCCGAAAAAAGAGAGTCTGAGAAAAAAGATACGGTATTGCAAAGAGCTCCTCGGAAAAAGTGA
- the pgsA gene encoding CDP-diacylglycerol--glycerol-3-phosphate 3-phosphatidyltransferase, producing MITRLKQPGILNWPNLITMGRLVAVPILLIVMLFLKPEPSTMKSNAFISLFSAVLFAAAMLSDMLDGYLARRYKIMSNFGSFLDPLADKLLFLTGMVMFIEVHRLPAWLVVLFLLREVTVTGLRSVAIDKGVVIAASKWGKYKSACISASMISLLLYYPFFGIAWKHIGWFFLWPALALSLISGFDYCWGFYAGMKSQSKS from the coding sequence ATGATCACACGACTAAAACAACCTGGCATTTTGAATTGGCCAAATCTTATCACCATGGGGCGCCTCGTGGCGGTTCCTATTTTGCTGATTGTCATGCTGTTTCTGAAACCAGAGCCAAGCACCATGAAGTCGAATGCGTTTATTTCGCTTTTTAGTGCAGTTCTTTTTGCGGCGGCAATGCTCTCTGATATGCTTGATGGCTATCTTGCCCGTCGGTACAAAATCATGAGCAATTTTGGTTCCTTTCTCGATCCCCTTGCCGATAAGCTTCTTTTTCTTACCGGCATGGTGATGTTTATCGAAGTTCACCGTCTGCCGGCGTGGCTTGTGGTGTTGTTTTTATTGCGCGAAGTAACCGTGACGGGTTTACGCAGTGTTGCCATCGATAAGGGCGTGGTGATTGCAGCCTCAAAATGGGGAAAATATAAATCCGCTTGTATTTCTGCATCTATGATTTCCTTGCTCTTGTATTATCCTTTTTTCGGCATTGCCTGGAAGCACATTGGCTGGTTCTTTTTGTGGCCGGCTTTGGCCTTAAGCCTCATCTCGGGTTTTGATTATTGCTGGGGTTTTTATGCCGGAATGAAGTCCCAATCAAAATCTTGA
- a CDS encoding 30S ribosomal protein S1 has protein sequence MSRVRISSPAQKKHPKGCFFVSSHTPLAGSSQLPDSQKLFLLFSLTNESHETKLRTLFLSWLSSQNSKGNWPEDIMCAVAIEPNEQQKSSEFAKLFEESTKTTELKEGEVVKGKVVAITRDSVVVDVGFKSEGRISIDEFLGAHGKIKAEVGSDVEVLIEEFEDEDGLLALSKEKADALKTWDRLEEVAEKNQEIEGTIISKVKGGLSVDIGIRAFLPGSQIDLRPIRNLDKFIGETCAFKIIKLNKRRGNVVLSRKAVLEKERESLRKETLATIQEGQVFDGIVKNVTDYGVFVDLGGIDGLLHITDMSWGRINHPSEMYKLGDDIRVVVLKFDAEGEKVSLGLKQLSEDPWGDVEGRFPVGSKVSGKVVSLADYGAFISLADGVEGLIHISEMSWSKKIKHPSKILNAGEEVEAIVLDIDKETRRISLGLKQIMANPWDELENNFSLGTKLKATVRNITDFGLFVDVGADIDGLVHISDLTWVQNFATPAEKFNKGDEFEVIVLQIDPENERFSLGLKQLQDDAWDIINKKYKLGTEAAGKIVAKNELGAIVELEKGVQGLVPADKLSADANVGDELQLRVSKTEPNERSFQLEPQA, from the coding sequence ATGTCGCGAGTTCGAATCTCGTCTCCCGCTCAAAAAAAACATCCGAAAGGATGTTTTTTTGTTTCCTCTCATACACCACTGGCTGGTTCATCCCAACTACCTGATTCTCAAAAACTTTTTCTCCTTTTTTCTTTGACAAATGAAAGTCATGAAACTAAGTTGCGCACACTTTTTCTCTCTTGGCTAAGTAGCCAAAATTCAAAGGGAAATTGGCCGGAGGATATTATGTGTGCAGTAGCAATAGAACCAAATGAACAACAAAAAAGCTCAGAATTTGCAAAGTTGTTCGAAGAAAGTACCAAAACAACCGAACTCAAAGAGGGTGAGGTAGTAAAGGGTAAAGTGGTCGCGATTACTCGTGACTCGGTAGTAGTAGATGTAGGCTTTAAGTCTGAAGGACGTATCTCTATAGATGAATTTCTAGGAGCTCACGGCAAGATTAAAGCAGAAGTTGGTTCAGATGTAGAAGTGCTTATTGAAGAGTTTGAGGACGAAGACGGTCTTTTAGCCCTATCAAAAGAAAAAGCTGACGCCCTTAAAACGTGGGATAGGCTTGAAGAAGTTGCAGAGAAAAACCAAGAAATCGAAGGAACCATTATCTCAAAAGTAAAAGGTGGATTGTCAGTAGATATCGGCATCAGAGCCTTCCTTCCTGGTTCACAGATTGATCTTAGACCCATCAGAAATCTCGACAAATTTATTGGCGAAACCTGTGCGTTTAAAATTATTAAACTCAACAAACGTCGTGGCAATGTAGTGCTTTCACGCAAAGCGGTTCTTGAAAAAGAACGCGAATCACTTCGCAAAGAAACCTTGGCTACTATTCAAGAAGGCCAAGTGTTTGACGGCATCGTGAAAAACGTAACTGACTACGGTGTGTTCGTAGACCTTGGTGGTATCGATGGTCTTCTTCACATTACCGATATGTCTTGGGGCAGAATCAACCATCCTTCAGAAATGTACAAACTTGGCGATGACATCCGTGTTGTAGTGCTTAAGTTTGATGCTGAAGGTGAAAAAGTTTCACTTGGATTGAAACAACTTTCTGAAGATCCTTGGGGCGATGTTGAAGGCAGATTCCCAGTTGGTTCAAAAGTAAGTGGAAAAGTAGTAAGCCTTGCAGACTACGGTGCCTTTATTTCTCTTGCCGATGGAGTTGAAGGTTTGATTCACATTTCAGAAATGAGCTGGAGCAAAAAAATTAAGCATCCTTCAAAAATCTTGAATGCTGGCGAAGAAGTTGAAGCCATTGTTCTTGATATCGACAAAGAAACTCGTCGTATTTCTTTGGGCTTGAAACAAATCATGGCGAATCCTTGGGATGAACTTGAAAACAATTTCTCGCTTGGAACAAAATTGAAAGCTACTGTTCGCAACATTACAGATTTTGGTTTGTTTGTTGATGTTGGTGCAGACATCGATGGTTTGGTGCACATTTCAGATTTAACGTGGGTTCAAAACTTTGCAACGCCTGCAGAAAAATTCAACAAAGGTGACGAGTTTGAAGTGATCGTTCTTCAGATCGATCCTGAAAATGAACGCTTCTCATTGGGCTTGAAACAATTGCAAGACGATGCTTGGGATATCATCAACAAAAAATATAAACTTGGAACAGAAGCTGCTGGAAAAATTGTAGCAAAAAATGAACTTGGCGCTATTGTTGAACTTGAAAAAGGTGTACAAGGTTTAGTTCCTGCAGATAAACTTTCTGCTGATGCTAATGTTGGCGATGAACTTCAATTGCGTGTTTCTAAAACAGAACCAAATGAACGTTCGTTTCAGCTTGAACCACAAGCATAA
- the sppA gene encoding signal peptide peptidase SppA: MKIGRILIIVMLCLIVIGGAFSVGSAVSFFALSSNEDELYFLNKGNVALISIEGEIFTSEKIIEELRLAKRDPSIKAVLLRLNSPGGAVGPSQEILEAVKDVKTVKPVLASMAAIAASGAYYIACGATKIIANPGTITGSIGVIMTHFEVGNLLKWAKVSQETIKSGEYKNLFPLDRKLNVKERKFLQSIILEIYEQFKNDVAELRHLDPNFVASVADGRIFTGVKAKELGLIDEIGGYSKATEMIKEMAGIKGEVQFKEKKERQSFFRSFVEEAKLATKEASSVFGSDVYIPMFQSF, from the coding sequence GTGAAAATTGGTCGTATCCTTATTATTGTAATGTTGTGTCTCATTGTTATTGGGGGCGCATTTTCGGTAGGATCTGCAGTGTCTTTCTTTGCGCTGAGCTCAAATGAAGATGAACTGTATTTCTTAAATAAAGGAAATGTTGCCCTCATTTCAATTGAGGGGGAAATTTTTACTTCCGAAAAAATTATCGAAGAGTTGCGGCTTGCAAAAAGAGATCCTTCCATAAAAGCAGTTTTACTTCGTCTTAATTCTCCAGGTGGAGCAGTTGGGCCGTCGCAAGAAATTTTGGAAGCTGTAAAAGATGTGAAAACGGTAAAACCTGTGCTGGCCTCAATGGCTGCTATAGCGGCATCTGGTGCATATTACATTGCGTGTGGAGCTACAAAAATTATTGCAAATCCGGGAACCATTACCGGTTCCATCGGCGTGATTATGACACACTTTGAAGTAGGAAATTTACTTAAGTGGGCAAAGGTTTCTCAAGAGACAATCAAAAGTGGAGAATACAAAAATTTATTTCCGCTCGATAGAAAACTAAACGTAAAAGAGCGAAAATTCTTACAGTCCATTATTTTAGAAATTTATGAACAGTTCAAAAATGATGTCGCTGAGCTTCGTCATCTTGATCCAAACTTTGTAGCAAGTGTTGCAGATGGTCGAATTTTCACCGGAGTAAAAGCTAAAGAGCTTGGTCTTATCGATGAAATTGGTGGCTATTCAAAAGCAACAGAAATGATAAAAGAAATGGCGGGAATAAAAGGCGAAGTGCAGTTCAAAGAAAAAAAGGAACGCCAAAGTTTTTTCCGATCGTTTGTTGAAGAAGCAAAGTTAGCCACAAAAGAAGCGAGCAGTGTTTTTGGAAGTGATGTGTACATTCCTATGTTTCAGAGTTTCTAA
- a CDS encoding integration host factor subunit beta has translation MNKSDLIEIITTKLNNLSARDVEVIINTIFDSMTQELQTGGRIEIRGFGSFEVRTRNPRTGRNPKTGATVKVTERRVPFFKVGKELRERVNNGA, from the coding sequence TTGAATAAGAGTGATTTAATTGAAATTATTACCACGAAACTAAATAATCTTTCAGCGCGTGATGTTGAAGTGATCATCAACACGATTTTTGATAGCATGACACAAGAATTGCAAACCGGTGGTCGTATCGAAATTAGAGGTTTTGGCAGCTTCGAAGTGCGTACTCGAAATCCTCGCACGGGCAGAAACCCTAAAACAGGCGCAACGGTAAAAGTAACAGAACGTCGTGTTCCCTTTTTCAAAGTGGGAAAAGAACTTCGTGAGAGAGTGAATAATGGCGCATAG
- a CDS encoding HIT family hydrolase: MAHSIIAPWRMDFIQRAHDGLEGECVFCASQKASDAREALVLYKGKSVFVVMNKYPYTNGHLLIIPNRHLAELSELNADEQQEILSLSAKSIEILRENFKAAGFNCGFNFGRAAGAGILDHLHFHIVPRWVGDTNFLPVLSDIRTMPEYLHDTYDRLLPAFQK; encoded by the coding sequence ATGGCGCATAGTATAATAGCTCCGTGGAGAATGGACTTTATACAACGTGCACATGATGGGCTAGAGGGGGAATGTGTTTTTTGCGCTTCCCAAAAAGCCAGTGACGCACGTGAAGCGTTGGTGCTTTACAAAGGCAAATCAGTTTTTGTGGTGATGAACAAATACCCTTACACCAATGGTCACCTTCTTATTATTCCCAACCGACATCTTGCCGAATTAAGTGAACTCAACGCTGACGAACAGCAAGAAATCTTGAGCCTCTCTGCAAAATCTATCGAAATCTTAAGGGAAAACTTTAAGGCTGCAGGATTTAACTGTGGTTTCAATTTTGGTCGTGCAGCTGGAGCTGGTATTTTGGATCACCTTCATTTTCACATTGTTCCGCGTTGGGTGGGCGACACCAATTTTCTGCCGGTTTTAAGTGATATCAGAACCATGCCAGAATATCTTCACGATACTTACGACAGATTACTTCCTGCTTTTCAAAAGTAA